TCCCCACACACATGTGCGGATACGGAAGGAGCACCATAGGATACTCCTATCGCATGATGAAGGAAAACAACGGCAAGATACCGCCCGATGCGCCGCTGGGCGGCATGGCCAAACCGGCGCTGCTGCTCGGATCGGGCATTATCTGCGACGCCCGCTTCAAGTGGTTCCAGGCGCTGGCCAGATATTTCGATGCTCCTGAATGGTGCCTCGAGATGCCCATGATGGCTACATTCGAAGGTACCGAGCCTGATATCGAAGATTATCAGGTCAAATTCCTGACCAGGGAGATCAAGGACTTCATAGAATTCCTGGAAAAACTGCTGAAGAAGAAGATGGACTGGGCCAAACTGGAGGAGTTGATCGATCTGGCCACCAGGATACACGAGACCACCTGGCAGATCGGCGAGGCCCGCAAGGCCATACCCGGGCCCATGCACAGCACGGACTTCTGGAGCAGCATGCCGCCCGCCCTCTTTTTTGCCGGCGATATGAATGTATCTCTCAAGCTGTACCAGGACATGCTGGCCGAGGTGCGGGAGCGCGTTAAGAACAAGGAATCGGGCATCAACTTCCCGGAAAGGTACCGCCTGATCTTCGCCGAGCTTCCGCCCTGGCACAGCCTGAAGTTCTTCGACAATCTGGCCGAGAAGGGCTGGAATTTCGTCTTCGAGAGCTTCGGCTACCACAACACCAGGCCGCTCGACCTGAGCAAGGTCAGCGATCCCTGCGAGAAGCTGGCGCGCTTCTCGCGCAATTTCTGGTTCAACGTTTTCCCCGATGCCAAGAAGGACGGTATCTCCAATCCAGTCGTTGAGACCTACCTCAAGATCGCCCGTGGCTTTAAGGCCGACGGCTTCTTCATGCATCCGCTTATCTCCTGCCGCGCAGCCAGCTGCAGCCTCAGGACGATACAGCACTTCGAGCAGGACAAGCTGGATATACCCAGCCTGTGGGTGGAGGGCGACATCATCGACAAGCGCGTTTTCAATCCTCAGGAGGTGCTGGCCAAGGCCGAGGCCTTCGAGCAGACCATGGACCATTACAGGACGGTCAGGAAATCCAAGGGGCTGGACTGGTAATCCGGGAATAATAAAATCGGGAGATTGAAATGGTAATAGCTACAACCAGGGGTCTTTCAAGAGCACATGAGGTGTATGCGGACAGGGGACTGCGCGTGCGCGAGCTGCGTAAGGCCGGCAAGAAGATCATCGGCTATATCTGCCTCTACCCGCCTGTCGAGATCATCAGCGCACTGGGGTTCGTGCCGTTCCGCGTCTTCGGCGATATGAGCGAGCCGATCACCGCCGCCGACCAGGTATCCACCACCGTGGTCTGCCCGTTCCTGCGCAGCATCATCGACCTGGGACTCAAAGGCAAATTCGACTTCCTGGACGGCATCGTGGGAGCGCATACCTGCGATATCGGAATGACCCTGATCATTTCCTGGCGCGATTACGTCAAGGACGCGCCCTTCACACACCTGATAGATGTGCCGCATACCGACCACGACCCGGCTGTCGACTACTTCGAAGGGCAGATCAACTCCTTCAAACGTCACCTGGAAGAATTGGCCGGCGAGAAGCTGACCGACGATAAGCTGAAGAAAGCCTGTGAGCTTCATAATAAACAGCGCAAGCTGGTGAGGGATCTCTACGATCTGCGCAAGTCCGACCCGCCCCTGCTGACATCCGTGGAGAA
The DNA window shown above is from Dehalococcoidia bacterium and carries:
- a CDS encoding 2-hydroxyacyl-CoA dehydratase family protein: MVIATTRGLSRAHEVYADRGLRVRELRKAGKKIIGYICLYPPVEIISALGFVPFRVFGDMSEPITAADQVSTTVVCPFLRSIIDLGLKGKFDFLDGIVGAHTCDIGMTLIISWRDYVKDAPFTHLIDVPHTDHDPAVDYFEGQINSFKRHLEELAGEKLTDDKLKKACELHNKQRKLVRDLYDLRKSDPPLLTSVENIEVLVALFSLPVDEGNELLEDVIKEVKERSIKPAKKKARLLVWGPVFDNTSLYELIESADADVVVDDTCVGTRAFWADVKAPYNLHSLAQRYLVDLKCPRTYRDSAHHELERNYDRDLDSRFNYIKKAVTDWKVNGAILQSVKYCDTHGYEVPNLRHYLDTLGIPSIYIEHDYSERSLAPIKTRVEAFLETLG
- a CDS encoding 2-hydroxyacyl-CoA dehydratase family protein, with the protein product MSETATPAKTEKKRAINRLKSMYPLRNLVQQDYVNTLQASNEGKPTVWSMLNYWEGDLPLKAMGLNIVYPENYATLLAASGAAEPFLDASDSDGFPTHMCGYGRSTIGYSYRMMKENNGKIPPDAPLGGMAKPALLLGSGIICDARFKWFQALARYFDAPEWCLEMPMMATFEGTEPDIEDYQVKFLTREIKDFIEFLEKLLKKKMDWAKLEELIDLATRIHETTWQIGEARKAIPGPMHSTDFWSSMPPALFFAGDMNVSLKLYQDMLAEVRERVKNKESGINFPERYRLIFAELPPWHSLKFFDNLAEKGWNFVFESFGYHNTRPLDLSKVSDPCEKLARFSRNFWFNVFPDAKKDGISNPVVETYLKIARGFKADGFFMHPLISCRAASCSLRTIQHFEQDKLDIPSLWVEGDIIDKRVFNPQEVLAKAEAFEQTMDHYRTVRKSKGLDW